AGCCAGCAACTCGATGAAGTCATGCACCATACTGAATTTCAACAAGTTGAATCCACATGGCGTGGCTTAAAATTCTTAGTGGACCGCACCGATTTTCGCCAAAATGTGAAAATTGAACTCCTTGATGTCTCAAAAGACGACTTACGTCAGGATTTTGAAGATAGCCCTGAGGTCATTCAAAGCGGTTTGTATCAGCACACTTACATTGCGGAATATGACACCCCAGGTGGTGAGCCAATCGCCGCGATGATTTCAAACTATGAGTTTGACAGAAGTGCGCAAGATATCGCCCTATTACGCAGTATTTCCAAAGTTTCAGCCTCTGCCCACATGCCTTTTATCGGCTCTGTTGGCCCGAAATTCTTTGGAAAAGACACCATGGAAGAAGTCGCGGCTATCAAAGATATTGGCAACTATTTTGACCGTGCAGAATACCTGAAATGGAAAGCGTTCCGTGACTCTGACGATGCGCGTTACATCGGCTTAACCATGCCGCGCGTGTTAGGCCGTCTACCTTATGGCCCAGATACTGTACCGGTACGCAGTTTTAACTATGTTGAAGAAGTCAAAGGCCCTGATCACGAAAAATATTTGTGGACGAATGCAACCTTTGCTTTTGCCGCAAATATGGTCAAAAGCTTTGTTAACAATGGCTGGTGTGTGCAGATCCGTGGCCCACAAGCAGGCGGTGCGGTTAAAGACCTCCCTATTCATCTGTTTGATTTAGGCACTGGCAGTCAGGTAAAAATCCCCTCTGAGGTAATGATCCCTGAGACCCGTGAGTTTGAGTTCTCTAACCTCGGTTTTATCCCGCTGTCTTACTACAAAAACCGTGATTACTCATGCTTTTTCTCCGCAAACTCAACGCAAAAACCAGCGCTTTACGATACCGCCGATGCTACCGCGAACAGCCGTATTAACTCGCGCTTACCGTATATATTCTTGTTATCACGCATCGCCCATTACTTAAAATTAATTCAGCGCGAAAACATCGGTACCACCAAAGACCGTCGTTTACTCGAGCTTGAGTTAAACAATTGGGTTCGTGGGCTAGTCACTGAAATGACCGACCCGAGTGATGATTTACAAGCCTCTCACCCACTGCGTGACGCCAAAGTGGTTGTGGAAGATATTGAAGATAACCCGGGTTTCTTCCGTGTGAAACTGTACGCCGTTCCACACTTCCAAGTTGAAGGCATGGATGTTGATCTCTCTTTAGTTTCACAAATGCCAAAAGCAAAAGCGTAAGAGGACTGTCTGGTGAAAATCTACCGTCCTCTGTGGACTGATGGTGCATTTTTGACACCTCAGCAATTTCAGCAGCAAGCCCGCTGGGATAGCCACATTACTGATGTTGTTGCCGGTATGACGATCGCCTCCCCTTGGGGGGTGATCAGCACCGAGTTCGACGAAAGTGCGTTAACCATTTCACGGCTCAGTGCGC
The window above is part of the Providencia sp. R33 genome. Proteins encoded here:
- the tssC gene encoding type VI secretion system contractile sheath large subunit, which produces MLMSVNNETTSNNTTTVLDDTTNHGIYASLFEKINLTPVTQISDINAFQDNAALADTTADERVTVAVQVFLDRLKSSGQQVERLDRNLLDHHIAELDKQISQQLDEVMHHTEFQQVESTWRGLKFLVDRTDFRQNVKIELLDVSKDDLRQDFEDSPEVIQSGLYQHTYIAEYDTPGGEPIAAMISNYEFDRSAQDIALLRSISKVSASAHMPFIGSVGPKFFGKDTMEEVAAIKDIGNYFDRAEYLKWKAFRDSDDARYIGLTMPRVLGRLPYGPDTVPVRSFNYVEEVKGPDHEKYLWTNATFAFAANMVKSFVNNGWCVQIRGPQAGGAVKDLPIHLFDLGTGSQVKIPSEVMIPETREFEFSNLGFIPLSYYKNRDYSCFFSANSTQKPALYDTADATANSRINSRLPYIFLLSRIAHYLKLIQRENIGTTKDRRLLELELNNWVRGLVTEMTDPSDDLQASHPLRDAKVVVEDIEDNPGFFRVKLYAVPHFQVEGMDVDLSLVSQMPKAKA